The following proteins come from a genomic window of Mycolicibacterium rufum:
- a CDS encoding non-ribosomal peptide synthetase, with protein MTHDDQRFPLTRGQLDIWLAQETGRFGTEWQLGLFVKIDGPVQRGPLEWAIRRVVKETEPIRAAFAEQDGTVVQQVVDHPTAQLAFHDVSAAADPDGEAFAIASQIQRTPMPWAGPLFSFALFKTGPAAYYWFSCCHHIIADGFGVALVGHRIAAVYSAVVSGSPIPPPFFDSLRDLIAVEADYEASPDYRDDEAFWAEHMPDDPGVEAPPADTDVARDSRPSSPIPLDHRVIGGVHDLARAWQLPRSSIITAACALLVRRWSGGGSEVVLDFPVNRRVDDRARALPAMMSGVVPLVLPVSPGATVAQFCALVDTRITEALAHQRFPVQGLGAGRVAVNFIPSVFTLDFGGVPASASYTSSGQIRGFGLFFSAAGDDLYLSTAGAGHALATLDVTDLSRGLQRMLTAMIADPDAALSSIDPAGWVQAGDPDRWSNRAVLTESVVPVTIPQAFAAQVERTPAAVALTGDGRSWTYRALDDAADRFAQALRAHGARPGACVAVLMNRCPQAVIAIVAILKTGAAYLPIDPAHPPSRVEFMVGDAGPVVAVTTAAMASRFDGCGLPVVDVDEPTARDLPDAPLTAPAPDDIAHIIYTSGTTGVPKGVAVTHHNVTRLYDAIDVGVDLAADQVWTQFFSYAFDFSVWEVWGALLHGGRLVVVPESVARSSEDFHALMVDQGVTMLAQTPSALAALRPDGLESVSVLVGGEACPAEVIDRWAPGRTLTNVYGPTETTIFASASTPLTRGSGVPPIGAPVSTAALFVLDGWLQPVPVGVVGELYVAGRGVGVGYVRRPGLTAARFVPCPFGRPGDRMYRTGDLVRWRPDGQLDYFGRIDDQVKIRGYRIELGDIQAALTALDAVAQAAVVAREDRTGDRRLVAYVVESSSGAVDSASVRAALADRLPPYMVPAAVVVLNRLPLTVNGKLDTRALPAPEYADGGFRAPGTAAQEILAGIFAEVLGVPRVGVDDSFFDLGGDSILAMRLVATVNSALDAQLAVRDLFDAPTVAQLAPRLGAGGGGRPALVRVERPAVVPLSFAQSRLWFLNRFDAGDATYNMPIALRIQGALDMEALRAALADVVARHEPLRTVFPDTDGVPRQEVRAPEPADLRWEVVDATGWTTDRIEAALQRAAAHVFDLTREVPLRTTVFRIDDHEHVVLGVVHHVAADGWSVGPLLAGLSEAYASRCTGAAPGWAELPVQYVDYTLWQRELFGDLDDADGVIGRQLAYWSDALAGMPERVPLPTDRPYPAVADGRGDTVAVEWPAELQQGIRAVAAEHNVTAFMVVQAALAILLSRLSSSSDVAVGFPIAGRDDPALDDLVGFFVNTLVLRVDLAGDPTIADVLGQVRDRSLAAYEHSDVPFEVLVDRLNPARTLSHHPLVQVAVSWHNVPGPADSPAAGLSLGDLEVTRLPVDTHTARMDLSFSLSERFTETGEAQGISGTVEFRTDVYDAATVAAIVARLHRVLTAATTDPQRPVSDVDLLGVDEHAHLDRVGNRVALSGLGPGAESVPELFGVHVRRIPDAMALTHGDRSMTYRELDDAANRLAHRLTDRGAGPGHSVAVLLDRSIDAVIAMLAILKTGAAYLPLDPAHPDERIRFMLADSAPIAAVTSTALRPRLAGARIPVITPDDTDLAEQQSIPLSRASADDVAYVIYTSGTTGTPKGVAISHRNLAHLAASTPPELGPHPVWTQCHSYGFDFSVWEIWAALLGGGRLVIVDEDTAASPPDFHELLVREQVSVLTQTPSAITALSPDGLDGVAVLLGGEACPADIVDRWAPGRVLINAYGPTEATVYATMSPPLTPGSGPAPIGSPVPTAAVFVLDAWLRPVPPGVAGELYIAGHGVGVGYLHRAALTAGHFIACPFGAPGTRMYRTGDLVRWRPDGALQYLGRADDQVKIRGHRIELGEIHTALAALDDVGQTVVIARDDGPTGTHLVAYLTGSADPATIRAALADRLPSYMVPTAVIALDALPRTVNGKLDTTALPAPGIHASEYRAPADAVEETLAGIYARVLGVDSVGVDDSFFDLGGDSILSMQVVAQARAAGLHCRPRDIFVEQTVARLAHVVQSGIRADAPVDDGIGTIPPTPIMRWLHSVPGPTREFNQTMVVHAPTRATADDTAVLLQALTDRHAMLRAHLNHDGTLTVPAPGTVDAAARLHTTDTISDHVLTAARAQLDPAAGIMFRAVFATTTSQLALIVHHLAIDAVSWRILLEDLNLAWTQHRTGQPPTLPTTGTSFHTWAHLLTHHTDTPAVTTETAAWQRILNTPPALPPSDPGADTYADAGRLTTTLDSRVTRHLLEVPAAFHTGITDILLIALALACAEFVGSTQPIGIDVEGHGRHEELSPDLDLSRTVGWFTTTHPVTLHTPTLDWHHLRTGHPTLGPIIKAAKEQLRTQPNPLTYGLLRHHHTHPLTGDEPTLGFNHLGRTAHPGDEHTDLWRLSRDSMALAAGATEIPMPLAHTLELTTAIIDTPTGPELHTTWTWAPTALTHNDIDHLSQLFTDALTGITTHVHHGGGGGLTPTDITPATLTQPQIDTLEHQHRIRDILPLTPMQEGLLFHANSAPANADDVYAMQLELTVKGPLDPQRLREAVTAVIERHPNLAARFTSQFDRPVQLVPADSTVPYQYVDLCGDIADPVALESEIRQLCAAERAAVCDLAHGPSFRVAVIRTATEQHRLVLTNHHIVLDGWSLPILARDLFAGYYGHRLPPAGSFRRFVTWLAERDDTAARQAWREVLDGLDSPTLVGHPDRLGLGPRGTTSIRITGETTAALTELARSCHTTVNTVLQAAWAQLLMWLTGRHDVVFGTAVSGRPVDVPGADSMVGLLINTVPVRARIDADTTVASLLEQLQDAHTRTLDHQHLALSDIHRTTGHRRLFDTILVYENYPLDTAALFGGKLAVTEIATREFNHYPLAMIAQPGEELGLRIEFDTGVFEPHTIEALTKRFKRVLKAMTAVAER; from the coding sequence ATGACGCACGACGACCAGAGGTTCCCGCTCACCCGTGGACAGCTCGACATCTGGCTCGCGCAGGAGACAGGGCGCTTCGGTACCGAGTGGCAGCTCGGACTGTTCGTCAAGATCGACGGCCCGGTGCAGCGGGGGCCGCTCGAGTGGGCGATCCGCCGGGTGGTGAAGGAGACCGAGCCGATCCGGGCGGCGTTTGCCGAGCAGGACGGCACCGTGGTGCAGCAGGTCGTCGACCATCCGACCGCGCAGCTGGCGTTCCATGACGTCAGCGCCGCCGCGGATCCCGATGGCGAGGCCTTCGCGATCGCGTCGCAGATCCAGCGCACCCCGATGCCGTGGGCGGGTCCGCTGTTCTCGTTCGCGTTGTTCAAGACCGGTCCCGCTGCGTACTACTGGTTCTCCTGCTGCCACCACATCATCGCCGACGGATTCGGGGTCGCGCTGGTCGGCCACCGGATCGCCGCCGTCTATTCGGCCGTGGTGTCGGGGTCGCCGATCCCGCCGCCGTTCTTCGATTCGCTGCGCGACCTGATCGCGGTCGAAGCCGACTACGAGGCCTCACCCGACTACCGTGACGACGAAGCCTTCTGGGCTGAGCACATGCCCGACGACCCGGGGGTGGAGGCGCCACCCGCCGACACCGACGTCGCCCGCGACAGCCGCCCGTCGTCGCCGATCCCGTTGGACCACCGCGTGATCGGCGGTGTGCACGATCTCGCCCGGGCGTGGCAGCTGCCCCGGTCCTCGATCATCACCGCGGCGTGCGCACTGCTGGTCCGTCGATGGTCGGGCGGCGGCTCCGAGGTGGTGCTCGACTTCCCGGTCAACAGGCGCGTCGACGACCGGGCGAGGGCCCTGCCGGCGATGATGTCCGGTGTCGTCCCGCTGGTGCTGCCCGTGTCCCCCGGCGCCACGGTCGCGCAGTTCTGCGCGCTGGTCGACACCCGGATCACCGAAGCGCTGGCGCATCAACGCTTCCCGGTCCAGGGCCTGGGCGCCGGCAGGGTGGCAGTGAACTTCATCCCGTCGGTGTTCACCCTGGACTTCGGCGGGGTGCCCGCGTCCGCGTCCTACACCAGCTCCGGGCAGATCCGCGGATTCGGACTGTTCTTCTCGGCAGCCGGTGACGATCTCTATCTCAGCACGGCCGGCGCCGGGCACGCCCTGGCGACTCTGGACGTGACGGACCTGTCCCGCGGTCTGCAGCGGATGTTGACCGCGATGATCGCCGACCCGGATGCTGCGCTGTCGTCGATCGATCCGGCGGGATGGGTGCAGGCCGGCGACCCGGACCGGTGGAGCAACCGTGCCGTCCTCACCGAATCCGTTGTGCCGGTCACCATCCCGCAGGCCTTCGCCGCCCAGGTCGAGCGCACTCCCGCGGCGGTTGCGCTGACCGGGGACGGCCGGTCGTGGACCTACCGGGCGCTCGACGACGCCGCGGACCGCTTCGCGCAGGCGCTCCGCGCGCACGGGGCCCGGCCCGGTGCGTGCGTGGCGGTGCTGATGAATCGGTGCCCGCAGGCGGTGATCGCGATCGTGGCGATCCTCAAGACCGGTGCCGCCTACCTGCCCATCGATCCCGCGCATCCCCCGTCGAGGGTCGAGTTCATGGTCGGTGACGCCGGGCCCGTCGTCGCGGTCACCACGGCGGCGATGGCGTCCCGATTCGACGGCTGCGGACTGCCGGTGGTCGACGTCGACGAGCCGACGGCGCGCGACCTCCCTGACGCACCGCTCACCGCCCCGGCCCCCGACGACATCGCCCACATCATCTACACCTCCGGTACCACCGGGGTCCCCAAAGGTGTTGCCGTCACCCACCACAACGTGACACGTCTGTACGACGCGATCGACGTCGGGGTCGACCTGGCCGCCGACCAGGTGTGGACGCAGTTCTTCTCCTACGCGTTCGACTTCTCGGTCTGGGAGGTCTGGGGAGCGCTGTTGCACGGCGGCCGGCTCGTGGTGGTTCCCGAATCGGTGGCGCGGTCGTCCGAGGACTTCCATGCCCTGATGGTCGACCAGGGCGTCACGATGCTGGCGCAGACACCCTCGGCGCTGGCCGCGCTGCGCCCCGACGGCCTGGAGTCGGTGTCGGTCCTGGTCGGCGGGGAGGCGTGCCCCGCCGAGGTCATCGACCGCTGGGCGCCGGGGCGCACCCTCACCAACGTCTACGGCCCGACCGAGACCACGATCTTCGCCTCGGCGAGCACCCCGCTGACCCGCGGCTCCGGTGTGCCGCCGATCGGGGCGCCCGTGTCCACCGCGGCGCTGTTCGTGCTCGATGGATGGCTGCAACCGGTCCCGGTCGGCGTGGTCGGCGAACTGTACGTCGCCGGCCGCGGCGTGGGGGTGGGTTACGTCCGCCGGCCCGGTCTGACCGCGGCCCGGTTCGTACCGTGCCCGTTCGGCCGTCCCGGGGATCGGATGTACCGCACCGGCGACCTGGTGCGCTGGCGCCCCGACGGCCAGCTCGACTATTTCGGGCGGATCGACGACCAGGTGAAGATCCGGGGCTACCGGATCGAACTCGGCGACATCCAGGCGGCCCTGACCGCGCTGGACGCGGTTGCCCAGGCCGCGGTGGTCGCGCGGGAGGACCGTACCGGCGACCGCCGGCTGGTGGCCTACGTCGTCGAATCAAGTTCGGGAGCAGTGGATTCCGCGTCTGTTCGGGCGGCGCTGGCGGATCGACTCCCCCCGTACATGGTGCCGGCCGCCGTGGTCGTGCTCAACCGCCTGCCGTTGACGGTCAACGGCAAGCTCGACACCCGCGCGCTCCCGGCGCCCGAGTACGCCGACGGCGGGTTCCGCGCTCCCGGCACGGCGGCGCAGGAGATCCTCGCCGGCATCTTCGCCGAGGTGCTGGGCGTCCCCCGGGTCGGAGTCGACGATTCGTTCTTCGACCTCGGGGGCGACAGCATCCTCGCGATGCGCCTCGTCGCGACGGTCAACAGCGCGCTGGACGCCCAACTCGCCGTACGCGATCTGTTCGACGCCCCCACGGTCGCTCAGCTCGCGCCCCGACTCGGCGCCGGCGGCGGCGGCCGGCCGGCCCTGGTCAGAGTCGAGCGGCCCGCGGTGGTCCCGCTGTCGTTCGCCCAGAGCCGGTTGTGGTTCCTCAATCGCTTCGACGCCGGTGACGCGACCTACAACATGCCGATCGCGTTGCGCATCCAGGGAGCGCTCGACATGGAGGCGCTGCGCGCGGCGCTCGCCGATGTGGTGGCGCGCCACGAGCCGTTGCGGACGGTGTTCCCCGACACCGACGGCGTGCCGCGGCAGGAGGTGAGGGCACCGGAGCCGGCCGACCTCAGGTGGGAGGTCGTCGATGCGACCGGCTGGACAACCGACCGAATCGAGGCGGCTCTGCAGCGGGCGGCGGCGCACGTCTTCGACCTCACCCGCGAGGTTCCGCTGCGCACCACCGTTTTCCGGATCGACGACCACGAGCACGTGGTGCTCGGCGTGGTGCACCATGTGGCGGCCGATGGATGGTCGGTCGGTCCCCTACTGGCCGGCCTGAGTGAGGCGTATGCCAGCCGGTGCACGGGTGCGGCGCCCGGGTGGGCCGAGTTGCCGGTGCAGTACGTGGATTACACGCTGTGGCAGCGTGAGTTGTTCGGCGACCTCGACGATGCCGACGGTGTCATCGGCCGCCAGTTGGCGTACTGGTCGGACGCGCTGGCGGGGATGCCCGAGCGTGTCCCACTGCCCACCGACCGGCCCTATCCGGCGGTCGCCGACGGTCGCGGGGACACCGTGGCCGTGGAGTGGCCGGCGGAGTTGCAGCAGGGGATCCGCGCGGTGGCCGCCGAGCACAACGTCACCGCCTTCATGGTCGTGCAGGCCGCGCTGGCGATCCTGCTGTCCCGGTTGAGTTCGAGTTCCGATGTGGCGGTCGGCTTTCCGATCGCGGGCCGGGACGATCCGGCGCTCGACGATCTGGTCGGGTTCTTCGTCAACACGCTGGTGCTGCGCGTCGATCTGGCGGGAGATCCGACGATCGCCGACGTGCTCGGCCAGGTCCGCGACCGCAGCCTGGCCGCCTACGAGCACTCCGACGTCCCGTTCGAGGTGCTCGTCGATCGGCTCAACCCCGCCCGGACGCTCAGCCACCATCCCCTCGTCCAGGTGGCGGTGTCCTGGCACAACGTTCCCGGCCCCGCCGATTCTCCCGCCGCCGGGCTGAGCCTGGGCGATCTGGAGGTCACCCGGCTACCGGTGGACACCCACACCGCGCGGATGGACCTGTCGTTCTCGCTGTCGGAACGGTTCACCGAAACCGGTGAAGCGCAGGGTATCTCGGGCACCGTCGAGTTCCGCACCGACGTCTACGACGCCGCCACCGTCGCCGCGATCGTCGCGCGTCTGCACCGTGTCCTGACCGCGGCGACCACGGACCCGCAGCGACCCGTGTCGGATGTCGACCTCCTCGGTGTCGACGAGCACGCCCACCTCGATCGCGTCGGCAACCGCGTGGCGCTGAGCGGCCTCGGCCCGGGCGCGGAGTCGGTGCCCGAGCTGTTCGGAGTGCACGTGCGTCGCATCCCCGATGCGATGGCCCTCACCCACGGTGACCGGTCGATGACGTACCGGGAGCTCGACGACGCCGCGAACCGGTTGGCGCACCGGCTGACAGACCGCGGCGCGGGGCCGGGCCACTCGGTGGCCGTGCTGTTGGACCGCAGCATCGACGCGGTGATTGCGATGCTGGCGATCCTCAAGACCGGCGCGGCCTACCTGCCGCTGGATCCTGCCCATCCCGACGAGCGCATCCGATTCATGCTCGCCGACAGCGCGCCGATCGCCGCGGTCACCAGCACGGCACTGCGTCCGCGTCTCGCCGGTGCAAGGATCCCGGTGATCACCCCGGACGATACGGATCTCGCTGAGCAGCAGAGCATTCCGCTGTCGAGGGCGTCGGCCGACGATGTCGCGTATGTGATCTACACCTCCGGCACCACCGGCACCCCCAAGGGCGTGGCGATCAGCCACCGCAACCTCGCCCATCTGGCCGCTTCCACACCCCCCGAACTCGGCCCCCACCCGGTCTGGACCCAATGCCACTCCTACGGATTCGACTTCTCGGTCTGGGAGATCTGGGCCGCCCTGCTCGGCGGTGGACGCCTGGTCATCGTCGACGAGGACACCGCGGCCTCACCCCCGGACTTCCACGAACTCCTCGTGCGCGAACAGGTGTCGGTGCTGACCCAAACCCCCTCGGCGATCACCGCGCTGTCGCCCGACGGGCTCGACGGCGTGGCGGTGCTCCTCGGCGGCGAGGCCTGCCCCGCCGACATCGTGGACCGCTGGGCCCCCGGACGCGTCCTGATCAACGCCTACGGCCCCACCGAAGCCACCGTGTACGCGACGATGAGCCCACCCCTGACGCCCGGATCAGGGCCCGCGCCCATCGGGTCCCCCGTCCCGACCGCGGCGGTCTTCGTCCTCGACGCGTGGCTGCGTCCCGTGCCGCCCGGTGTGGCCGGCGAGCTCTACATCGCCGGGCACGGCGTGGGCGTGGGTTACCTGCATCGGGCGGCGTTGACAGCAGGCCACTTCATCGCGTGTCCGTTCGGGGCGCCGGGCACCCGGATGTACCGCACCGGGGACCTGGTCAGATGGCGCCCCGACGGAGCACTGCAATACCTCGGCCGCGCCGACGACCAGGTTAAGATCCGCGGGCACCGCATCGAACTCGGCGAGATCCACACCGCCCTGGCCGCCCTCGACGACGTCGGCCAAACCGTCGTGATCGCCCGCGACGACGGCCCCACCGGCACCCACCTGGTCGCCTACCTCACCGGCAGCGCCGACCCCGCCACCATCCGCGCCGCACTGGCCGACCGACTGCCCTCCTACATGGTCCCCACCGCCGTCATCGCCCTCGACGCCCTGCCCCGCACCGTCAACGGCAAACTCGACACCACAGCGCTACCCGCCCCCGGTATCCACGCGTCGGAGTATCGCGCGCCCGCCGATGCGGTCGAAGAGACTCTCGCCGGCATCTACGCCCGGGTGCTGGGAGTCGACAGCGTCGGGGTCGACGACTCGTTCTTCGACCTCGGCGGCGACAGCATCCTGTCCATGCAGGTCGTCGCCCAAGCCCGCGCCGCCGGACTGCACTGCCGACCCCGCGACATCTTCGTCGAACAAACCGTCGCCCGACTCGCCCACGTCGTACAGTCCGGCATCCGCGCCGATGCCCCCGTCGACGACGGGATCGGAACCATCCCCCCCACCCCCATCATGCGATGGCTGCACTCGGTACCCGGACCCACCCGAGAGTTCAACCAGACCATGGTCGTCCACGCACCCACCCGCGCCACCGCAGACGACACCGCGGTCCTACTGCAAGCCCTGACCGACCGACACGCCATGCTGCGCGCCCACCTCAACCACGACGGCACGCTGACCGTCCCCGCACCCGGCACCGTCGACGCCGCCGCCCGCCTGCACACCACCGACACCATCTCCGATCACGTGCTCACCGCGGCCCGGGCTCAGCTCGACCCGGCAGCCGGGATCATGTTCCGTGCCGTGTTCGCCACCACCACAAGCCAACTCGCCCTGATCGTGCACCACCTCGCCATCGACGCAGTGTCCTGGCGCATCCTGCTCGAAGACCTCAACCTCGCCTGGACCCAACACCGCACCGGACAACCCCCCACCCTGCCCACCACCGGCACCTCCTTCCACACCTGGGCCCACCTCCTCACCCACCACACCGACACACCCGCCGTCACCACCGAAACCGCTGCTTGGCAACGCATTCTGAATACCCCGCCAGCCCTCCCCCCTTCTGACCCGGGCGCCGACACCTACGCTGACGCGGGTCGGCTGACCACCACGCTGGACAGTCGCGTCACCCGGCATCTGCTCGAGGTTCCCGCCGCGTTCCACACCGGGATCACCGACATCCTGCTCATCGCCCTCGCCCTGGCCTGTGCCGAATTCGTCGGCAGCACACAGCCCATCGGTATCGACGTCGAAGGCCACGGCCGCCACGAAGAGCTCTCCCCCGACCTCGATTTGTCCCGCACCGTCGGCTGGTTCACCACCACCCACCCCGTCACCCTCCACACCCCCACGCTCGACTGGCACCACCTGCGCACCGGACACCCCACCCTCGGCCCCATCATCAAAGCCGCCAAAGAACAACTCCGCACCCAACCCAACCCCCTGACCTACGGCCTGCTCCGCCACCACCACACCCACCCCCTCACCGGAGATGAACCCACCCTCGGCTTCAACCACCTCGGCCGCACCGCCCACCCGGGTGACGAACACACCGATCTGTGGCGTCTCAGCCGCGACAGCATGGCGCTCGCCGCCGGGGCGACCGAGATCCCCATGCCTCTGGCCCACACCCTCGAACTCACCACCGCCATCATCGACACCCCCACCGGCCCGGAACTCCACACCACCTGGACCTGGGCCCCCACCGCACTGACCCACAACGACATCGACCACCTCAGCCAACTCTTCACCGACGCCCTGACCGGCATCACCACCCACGTCCACCACGGCGGCGGCGGCGGACTCACCCCCACCGACATCACCCCCGCCACCCTCACCCAACCCCAGATCGACACCCTCGAGCACCAACACCGCATCCGCGACATCCTGCCGCTGACCCCCATGCAGGAGGGCCTGCTGTTCCACGCCAACAGTGCCCCGGCCAATGCCGACGACGTCTACGCCATGCAACTCGAGCTCACGGTGAAGGGGCCCCTCGATCCGCAGAGGCTGCGGGAGGCGGTCACCGCGGTGATCGAGCGGCACCCGAATCTGGCGGCGCGCTTCACTTCTCAGTTCGATCGACCGGTCCAACTCGTGCCCGCCGATTCGACGGTGCCGTACCAGTACGTCGACCTGTGCGGTGACATCGCCGATCCGGTCGCGCTCGAGTCGGAGATCCGGCAGCTGTGCGCCGCGGAGCGAGCCGCTGTCTGCGATCTCGCCCACGGGCCGTCGTTCCGGGTCGCGGTGATCCGCACGGCCACTGAACAACACCGGCTGGTGCTGACCAACCACCACATCGTGCTCGACGGCTGGTCGCTGCCCATCCTGGCCCGTGATCTGTTCGCCGGCTACTACGGTCATCGCCTTCCTCCCGCGGGGTCGTTCCGCCGCTTCGTCACGTGGCTCGCCGAGCGCGACGACACCGCCGCCCGGCAGGCTTGGCGCGAGGTGCTCGACGGCCTCGACTCCCCCACCCTGGTCGGCCATCCCGACCGGCTGGGTCTGGGTCCGCGGGGGACGACGTCGATCCGGATCACGGGCGAGACGACGGCGGCCCTGACCGAACTGGCACGTTCGTGCCACACCACGGTGAACACGGTGCTGCAGGCGGCCTGGGCGCAGCTGCTGATGTGGCTCACCGGCCGGCACGACGTGGTCTTCGGCACCGCGGTGTCGGGTCGCCCGGTCGACGTGCCGGGCGCGGATTCGATGGTGGGTCTGTTGATCAACACCGTGCCCGTGCGCGCCCGCATCGACGCCGACACGACGGTCGCGAGCCTGCTCGAGCAGCTGCAGGACGCGCACACCCGCACGCTCGACCACCAGCACCTCGCACTCAGCGACATCCACCGGACCACCGGGCACCGCCGGCTGTTCGACACGATCCTGGTCTACGAGAACTATCCGCTCGACACCGCCGCGCTGTTCGGGGGCAAGCTGGCCGTCACCGAGATCGCCACCCGGGAGTTCAACCACTACCCGCTGGCCATGATCGCCCAGCCCGGCGAGGAACTCGGCTTGCGCATCGAATTCGACACCGGTGTGTTCGAACCTCACACCATCGAAGCGCTGACCAAACGTTTCAAGCGCGTGCTCAAGGCCATGACCGCGGTCGCGGAGCGCTGA